The Streptomyces sp. NBC_00224 genome contains the following window.
CCGAGATCGCCGTCCCACTTGACGATCTCGTAGCCGAGGCCGAGGTGGTCGCGGAACGCGGTGGTCACCAGCTTCGCCAGGCCGCGGTGGTCCTGGTGCGCGTCATCGGTGCGCGGTGCAAGCACGAGATCCGGCTCGGTCTGCGCGCGGAGCTCCTCGACTGCGGCCTTGGCCTCGTCCCAGTGCGCGGGCAGTCGGCCGTCCGGCAGCTTGTGTACGGTCAGCCGCAGGTCGGCGCCCGGGCAGAAGGCGGCGAGCGCGGCCTGCTCCTCCTGCTCCCGTTCGCTGCCACCGCCGGAGAGCACCAGCGCGTCGACACGGATATCCGGGTGCGCGCGGCACATTGTCAGCAGCGTGCCGCCGGCGCCGATGGCGATGTCGTCGCAGTGCGCGCCCACCGCGACGATCCGGTCCAGGCGCCCGGCCCCGAGCCGGATCACGCCCTTGCCCCCGCGCCGTCCCGTTCCCACACGGCCCAGGGACGGTCGCCCCGGGCGTAGGCGTCGTCGAGGGCGGCCCGCTCCTTCACAGTGTCGGTCGGCTTCCAGAAGCCGCGGTGCTGGTGCGCCACCAGCCTGCCGCGCTTGGCCAGTTCGGCACATCCGTCGGCGACCAGGTCCCCGTTCTCCGGTATGTGGTCGAAGACCTCCTGGCGGAGCACGAAGTAGCCGCCGTTCTCCCACAGCGGCAGTTCGCTGACCGCGGTGATGCCCCCCACCAGGCCGTCCTCGCCCAGGTCCACGCAGTGGAACGACGACTGCGGCGGCACCACCATCATCGACGCCCCGACGTCACGCCGGGCGAAGGAGTCGATCATCTCCGGCAGCGGGGCATCGGTGAGCACGTCGGCGTAGTTGGCGAGGAACATCTCCTCGCCGTCCAGGTGGTGTCGCACCCGGCGCAGCCGCTCCCCGATCGGCGACTCGACGCCTGTCTGCGCGAACGTGATCGTCCAGTCGGCGATGTCGGTGGACAGCAGCTCGGTCCGCCCGTGCCGCAGCACGAAGTCGTTGGACGTCGTCTCCTCGTAGTTGAGGAAGAAGTTCTTGATGTGGTGAGCCCCGTACCCGAGGCACAGGATGAACTCCGTGTGCCCGAAGTACGCGTAGTAGCGCATGACGTGCCAGATCAGCGGCCGCGGGCCGACCATCGCCATCGGCTTGGGCATGTCGTCGGCGGCTCCGCTGCGCATCCGCAGCCCGTAACCGCCGCAGAACAGAACGACCTTCATGCTGTGACCTCATTCACGACGTGGCCTCGACAATGCTCAGTTCCGGGATGGGAAAGACCAGCCGGCCGCCCCAGTCGTGCACGAAGGACAACTGCTCGACCAGCTCGGCCCGCAGGTTCCACGGGAGGACGAGGACGTAGTCCGGCTTGTCGGCGGCTATCCGCTCGGGCGGCAGGATGGGGATGCGGGTGCCCGGAGTGAACCTGCCGTGCTTGTAGGGGTTGCGGTCGACCGTGTACGCGAGCAGGTCGGGCCGGATGCCGCAGTGGTTGAGCAGGGTGTTTCCCTTGCCCGGGGCGCCGTAGCCGACGACCGTCTCGCCGCGCTCGGCCGCTGTGATGAGGAACTTGAGGAGGTCGCGGCGCACCTTGGCGACCCGGGCGGAGAACTCGGTGTACCCGGACAACTCCTGCAGCCCGGCGGCCTTCTCCCGGTCAAGCACGTCGGCCACTTGCCGGGTCGGCTCGCCGGCCACCTCGGTCGGCCGGGCCCACAGCCGGATGGAGCCGCCGTGCGTGGGCAGCAACTCCACGTCCACGAGCGCGAGTCCGCCGCTCGCGAGGGCCCGGGTCGCGGACGCGACCGTGTAGTACTGGAAGTGCTCGTGGTAGACCGTGTCGTACTGGTTCTCCTCGATCAGGGTCAGCAGGTGCTGCACCTCGATGGAGACCCAGCCGTCGTCGGCGACCAGGGCGCGCAGCCCCTGGGTGAACCCGACCACGTCGGGGATGTGCGCGTACACGTTGTTGGCCACGACCAGGTCCGCCGGGCCGTGCTCGGCGCGGACGTCCGAGCCGGTGGCCGGGTCCAGGAACTCCGTGAGCGTGGGCACACCCGCGTCCCGCGCCGCGGCGCCGACGTTCACCGACGGCTCGATGCCGAGGCAGCGGATCCCGCGGTCCACCACGTGCCTGAGCAGGTACCCGTCGTTGCTCGCGACCTCGACCACGAAGGCGTCGGGGCCGAGCCC
Protein-coding sequences here:
- a CDS encoding PIG-L deacetylase family protein; protein product: MIRLGAGRLDRIVAVGAHCDDIAIGAGGTLLTMCRAHPDIRVDALVLSGGGSEREQEEQAALAAFCPGADLRLTVHKLPDGRLPAHWDEAKAAVEELRAQTEPDLVLAPRTDDAHQDHRGLAKLVTTAFRDHLGLGYEIVKWDGDLGRPTAYQPLSPEVAEQKVRLLQEHYPSQRHRPWYDREAFLGLARIRGIECHARYAEAFAVTKLTLNLGTSTVGD
- a CDS encoding glucose-1-phosphate cytidylyltransferase, which gives rise to MKVVLFCGGYGLRMRSGAADDMPKPMAMVGPRPLIWHVMRYYAYFGHTEFILCLGYGAHHIKNFFLNYEETTSNDFVLRHGRTELLSTDIADWTITFAQTGVESPIGERLRRVRHHLDGEEMFLANYADVLTDAPLPEMIDSFARRDVGASMMVVPPQSSFHCVDLGEDGLVGGITAVSELPLWENGGYFVLRQEVFDHIPENGDLVADGCAELAKRGRLVAHQHRGFWKPTDTVKERAALDDAYARGDRPWAVWERDGAGARA
- a CDS encoding class I SAM-dependent methyltransferase, with the protein product MTRCRLCGSAALASVVDLGATPPCESFLAADQLDQPEPAYPLHLRVCTDCWLAQIPPLITPEETFTQYAYFSSYSTSWVEHARTFVADAVRRVGLGPDAFVVEVASNDGYLLRHVVDRGIRCLGIEPSVNVGAAARDAGVPTLTEFLDPATGSDVRAEHGPADLVVANNVYAHIPDVVGFTQGLRALVADDGWVSIEVQHLLTLIEENQYDTVYHEHFQYYTVASATRALASGGLALVDVELLPTHGGSIRLWARPTEVAGEPTRQVADVLDREKAAGLQELSGYTEFSARVAKVRRDLLKFLITAAERGETVVGYGAPGKGNTLLNHCGIRPDLLAYTVDRNPYKHGRFTPGTRIPILPPERIAADKPDYVLVLPWNLRAELVEQLSFVHDWGGRLVFPIPELSIVEATS